One window from the genome of Elusimicrobiota bacterium encodes:
- a CDS encoding LIM domain-containing protein: MKFNKIPVVILALIFFTCTLYAAAEINCNLCGKIIYGQYFNLKDGRTTCPACFNNLPRCMSCANIITGKYWVVESGEKYCDECYQHKQKCRLCGNLFDNGYVVEDNPVCEKCYQKTEKCASCGIALVTRWWTYDNSGKSYCIKCHKSNNKCDVCGNPVGKTYLLLPDDRLICEICNRTAVKDSIKVDQLLARTSKYIRVTLGLYVDHLPKVELVDKNKMGTIGNGVESGDKADLLGLFQKKGRKYKIYLLENLPQALAVGVLAHEYAHAWQYANCPKDQRLVLTEGFAEWVLYKALLNFGFKNEAAQITKRTDLYGQGFIIMRNIEETDGMSGVIQKMRTMK; this comes from the coding sequence ATGAAATTCAATAAAATACCGGTAGTTATATTAGCCCTGATTTTTTTTACCTGCACTTTATATGCAGCCGCTGAAATTAATTGTAATCTATGCGGCAAAATTATCTATGGCCAGTACTTCAATCTAAAAGACGGGAGAACCACCTGCCCGGCATGTTTTAACAATTTACCGCGATGTATGTCCTGCGCAAATATTATTACCGGAAAATACTGGGTTGTAGAATCCGGTGAGAAGTATTGCGATGAATGTTATCAGCATAAACAAAAATGCCGGCTCTGCGGTAATTTGTTTGATAATGGATATGTTGTTGAAGACAACCCGGTCTGTGAAAAGTGTTATCAAAAAACCGAAAAATGCGCGTCCTGCGGTATCGCGCTGGTTACACGCTGGTGGACATACGACAACAGCGGGAAGTCGTACTGTATCAAATGCCATAAAAGTAATAATAAATGCGATGTCTGCGGGAATCCGGTAGGAAAAACATATTTATTATTACCCGATGACAGGCTTATCTGTGAAATATGCAACCGTACTGCCGTGAAGGATAGTATCAAAGTAGATCAACTACTGGCGCGGACAAGTAAATATATCCGTGTAACCCTGGGTTTATACGTAGACCATCTCCCCAAAGTAGAACTCGTTGATAAAAACAAGATGGGCACTATAGGCAACGGTGTGGAGTCCGGTGATAAAGCCGACCTCCTGGGTTTATTCCAGAAGAAAGGCAGGAAGTACAAAATATACCTTCTTGAGAACCTGCCACAGGCACTAGCGGTTGGCGTACTTGCGCATGAGTACGCGCATGCGTGGCAGTACGCGAACTGTCCCAAAGATCAAAGGTTGGTTCTCACTGAAGGTTTTGCGGAATGGGTTTTATACAAAGCATTACTCAATTTCGGGTTCAAGAATGAAGCTGCGCAGATAACCAAGCGTACGGACCTGTATGGCCAGGGATTTATTATTATGCGAAATATTGAAGAAACAGATGGTATGTCTGGTGTTATCCAAAAGATGAGGACTATGAAATAA
- a CDS encoding ABC transporter ATP-binding protein, producing MTAIQTIDLTKKFKGRTAVDTLNLTIKKGELFALLGLNGAGKTTTIKMLCCLLSPTSGTAVLLGDSIVEQAVAVKQKINLSPQETAVAPGLSVKENLELIARIYGLGKKAARLKTEETMQAFGLSARAKDKAKTLSGGLQRRLSIAMALISNPEIIFLDEPTLGLDIVARRELWKVMNDLKGKITMVLTTHYLEEAVALSDRIGIMHNGKLKALGTAEELKQQTGKASFEDAFLAVTEAGVV from the coding sequence ATGACAGCTATACAGACGATTGATTTAACCAAAAAGTTTAAGGGCCGTACTGCTGTGGATACGCTTAATCTTACAATAAAAAAAGGCGAACTTTTTGCCTTACTTGGCCTAAACGGTGCGGGGAAAACTACGACTATCAAGATGCTATGCTGCTTATTATCTCCCACCAGCGGAACCGCTGTGTTATTAGGCGATAGTATTGTTGAACAAGCAGTAGCGGTGAAACAAAAAATTAATTTATCCCCGCAGGAAACTGCGGTTGCGCCCGGCCTTTCAGTTAAGGAAAACCTGGAATTGATCGCAAGAATATATGGGCTGGGGAAAAAAGCTGCACGGTTAAAAACTGAAGAAACAATGCAGGCATTTGGATTATCCGCCCGCGCTAAGGATAAGGCAAAAACTTTATCCGGTGGCCTGCAGCGGAGGTTGAGTATCGCAATGGCGCTGATCTCAAACCCGGAGATAATCTTTCTTGATGAACCAACCCTTGGGCTGGATATTGTCGCACGGCGTGAGTTATGGAAGGTAATGAATGATCTAAAAGGTAAGATAACGATGGTACTGACAACGCATTATCTTGAGGAAGCAGTTGCGTTATCGGATAGAATCGGTATTATGCATAACGGTAAACTTAAAGCACTGGGTACTGCGGAGGAGTTAAAACAACAAACCGGGAAAGCGTCATTTGAAGACGCGTTTCTCGCAGTGACGGAAGCGGGGGTAGTGTAA
- a CDS encoding HAD-IIIA family hydrolase: protein MSKKAVFFDRDGVLNKAIIRNGNPQSPKRIEDFCIIDSAKSVVSELKSLGFVTLVVTNQPDITRKIMTWDELNKMNEYLKLNCGIDEVIVCPHDDKDKCGCRKPEPGMILSAAKKWDIDIKESFFIGDLWRDIDAGRNAGCRTILIDYEYNRELKPDFRAKNLVDAKNIIIENMKIYKK from the coding sequence ATGAGCAAAAAAGCTGTGTTTTTTGACCGTGACGGTGTGTTGAATAAAGCTATTATAAGAAACGGAAACCCTCAGTCGCCTAAAAGGATTGAGGATTTTTGTATTATTGACAGTGCGAAGAGTGTTGTGTCAGAGCTAAAATCACTGGGGTTTGTCACACTGGTTGTTACTAACCAGCCGGATATCACCCGTAAAATAATGACATGGGATGAACTCAACAAAATGAATGAGTACCTTAAGCTCAACTGCGGGATTGATGAAGTAATCGTTTGCCCGCATGATGATAAGGATAAGTGCGGATGCCGAAAACCTGAACCTGGCATGATTTTATCAGCTGCGAAGAAGTGGGACATTGATATAAAAGAATCGTTTTTCATAGGTGACCTATGGAGAGACATTGATGCCGGAAGAAACGCCGGGTGCAGGACAATACTGATTGATTATGAGTATAATCGGGAATTAAAACCGGATTTCAGGGCAAAGAATTTGGTGGATGCAAAGAATATAATCATAGAAAATATGAAGATATACAAAAAGTGA